One genomic window of Elaeis guineensis isolate ETL-2024a chromosome 2, EG11, whole genome shotgun sequence includes the following:
- the LOC105054948 gene encoding zeta-carotene desaturase, chloroplastic/chromoplastic isoform X4, with protein MASASCPSTGIPATYFGATKRELLRCSSKRWRKQAVRWNLPLLRPMTVRASLDAKVSDMGVKAPKGLFPPEPEHYRGPKLKIAIIGAGLAGMSTAVELLDQGHEVEIYESRTFIGGKVGSFVDKRGNHIEMGLHVFFGCYSNLFRLMKKVGADENLLVKDHTHMFVNKGGEIGELDFRFPLGAPIHGIRAFLATNQLKPYDKARNAVALALSPVVRALVDPDGAMQDIRNLDNISFTDWFLSKGGTRMSIQRMWDPVAYALGFIDCDNISARCMLTIFSLFATKTEASLLRMLKGSPDVYLSGPIRKYIEDKGGRFHLRWGCREILYEKSQDGGTYVTGIAVSKSTNKKIVKADAYVAACDVPGIKRLIPSLWREWDLFDDLYKLVGVPVVTVQLRYNGWVTELQDLERSRQLKRAAGLDNLLYTPDADFSCFADLAFTSPEDYYIGGQGSLIQAVLTPGDPYMPLPNDAIISRVQKQMSERA; from the exons ATGGCATCGGCTTCTTGTCCTTCTACTGGCATTCCTGCGACCTACTTTGGCGCTACTAAGCGTGAGCTCCTCCGATGCTCCTCGAAGCGCTGGCGGAAGCAGGCGGTGAGATGGAATCTGCCTCTGCTGCGGCCGATGACGGTCCGTGCGTCTCTCGACGCCAAGGTGTCTGATATGGGTGTCAAGG CTCCAAAAGGGTTGTTTCCACCGGAACCTGAGCACTACAGGGGGCCAAAGCTTAAAATAGCTATTATTGGAGCTGGGCTTGCTGGCATGTCAACGGCAGTTGAGCTTTTGGATCAGGGGCATGAG GTTGAGATATATGAATCCCGAACTTTCATTGGTGGCAAAGTGGGTTCTTTTGTGGACAAACGTGGAAACCATATTGAGATGGGGCTTCATGTTTTCTTTGGTTGCTATAGCAATCTTTTTCGACTTATGAAAAAG GTTGGTGCTGATGAAAATTTATTGGTGAAGGACCACACTCACATGTTTGTAAATAAAGGGGGTGAAATTGGTG AACTTGATTTTCGATTTCCATTGGGGGCACCAATACATGGTATACGAGCATTTCTAGCGACCAATCAACTCAAG CCTTATGATAAAGCAAGGAATGCTGTAGCTCTTGCCTTAAGCCCAGTTGTTCGGGCACTTGTGGATCCAGATGGTGCAATGCAGGACATACGGAACTTAGATAAT ATTAGCTTCACTGATTGGTTCTTGTCCAAAGGCGGAACCCGCATGAGCATCCAAAGGATGTGGGATCCTGTTGCTTATGCCCTCGGATTTATTGACTGTGATAATATCAGCGCGCGTTGTATGCTCaccatattttctctatttgCCACTAAGACGGAGGCTTCTCTTTTGCGTATGCTGAAGGGTTCTCCTGATGTTTACTTAAGTGGTCCTATCAGAAAGTACATTGAAGACAAAGGTGGACG gtttcacTTAAGATGGGGCTGCAGAGAGATACTTTATGAGAAATCCCAGGATGGAGGCACATATGTCACGGGAATTGCGGTATCTAAG tccacaaataaaaaaattgtgaAAGCTGATGCTTATGTTGCAG CATGTGACGTCCCTGGAATTAAGAGACTGATACCATCTCTGTGGAGGGAATGGGATCTATTTGACGATTTGTATAAACTAGTTGGAGTTCCAGTTGTCACTGTTCAACTTAGGTACAATGGCTGGGTTACAGAGCTACAAGATCTGGAGAGATCAAG GCAACTGAAACGAGCTGCAGGATTGGATAATCTTCTTTATACCCCAGATGCAGACTTTTCCTGTTTTGCAGACCTTGCATTCACATCACCAGAAGATTATTACATAGGAGGGCAGGGCTCCCTAATTCA